The DNA sequence GGGAGAATACCATAGCCCATTTTACCAAGTGAAATCTAAGCTCATAAATTATACCCCTTAAGAAATCCTGTTGTAGTTTCTCCATGCAATAAGCTATCTTGGTGGGGAGTGAGAATAATGATAGGATGTATGTCTGCAAGTTGGAAATGATACTTTTACTTAAAGTGACCCCCTAGCACCTTTAGATAAGTACAGGCTCTTCCACTTAGTCAAATTTAGCTCCATTCTCTAGGACATTGTCCcaaattgattttgatttgaataGAGCACCCAAAGAGAGGCCAAGATAGTTTGTCAGCAAGTGAGATATCTAGCGTCTCAAAATGGAAGCCATATTATCCACCTTAGGAGCACCCTTAACCGGAACTACTTCTGATTTGGCCAAGTCCACCTTTAATCCTGAAACATTTTCGAAATATAGAAGAAGAGCTCTCAAAATTTGAATATGATCATGTTTGGCCCCACAAAATATTAGTGTCATTGGAAAATAATAGGTGACATATGTTGAGTGAGCCGATATGTGCTTCCCCTATTGAGAATCCAAATAGGAAATTACCCTCCACAACACCTGTTAGCAActtgctaaatatttttcattacaaaaacaaatagtATTGGGGGATAGAGGACCACATTGTCTTAAATCTCGTGAGTCTTTAAAGAAGTCTATTAGTGTGCCATTCACCTAGATAGAGAAGCAAGCGATTGATATACAATATTTGCTCCATGAACACCATATcataccaaagccacatctctcgaGCAAGTAAAGCAAGAACCTCCAATTGACTTGGTCATAGGTTTTTACCATATCAAGTTTGCACAAAATTTTGGACTTACGACTCTCCCGACTTGAGTCTACTATCTAAGCATTTATTGTCAATAAGCACCAAGCCAAGAATTTGACTATCTCTAACAAAGGTATGTTGGGGCTTTGATATTAGCTTCTCCACCACCATGCTTAATCTATTCATCAAGACCTTTGAAAGCATCTTATACATCACACTCACCGAGCTACTAGGTCGATAATGTTTTACCTCTACTACACTAGGTTTTCTTAGAATGAGAGCAATAAAAGTTGCATTGAGTCTTTTTTCAAACCTTTCATCCTTATGGAATTTGTGGAAGACTCCCATAATGTTGTCCTTGATCACTTCTaaacaagttttaaaaaaaatccatagagAAGCCATCCAAATGTGGAGCTTTATCATTCACCATACTTTTTAATGCAAATTCCCATGGTAGTTAACAACATGATATGAGATCTTGGGCTGGCTTGAGGTAGCCACCCCATCCACCATCAACATCTCTATGGCattgtttctcttttgcaaATTAGCCACCCAGTGAAAGAATTTGGTGCATTTATCTCCTCCTTCGACTATAAGGCCCTTGATTTCTGTCTCCAATAAGGATGGGTGGTGAGTCCCCACCACCCATCTACCTTCCCCCACCGTTTGAACCCTATCAGGGGCAGACGGAGGCCTTGCCCATTAGGTGAGGACGTGCGGGCCCCCGCCCACAAGTTAGAGAGTTATGGGGACGAGGCCCTGGTTGGGCCTAGGCTTACCTGGGATATCCTTTGTCTAgcccgcatatatatatatatatatatataaaatataagttagATTTATAATGAAACGACGCTGTTTTGGAGATATCCAAAATGATGTCGTTTCATTACAAGGTTAATGAAACCCTTCCCTCCCGGTGCTTGAACTCTCGACTCCTCCTCAATCCTCACTTTcagctctctctgtctctcattCTCAGACCCTCTCACTTTCGccttagtctctctctctcaactcactCGACGTTTCCGTCGCCATCCGCAGCTCACGCTCTCACCAAGGCCAAATTTATTCTCTCACCATCTCTGTAAGTATCAATATGAAAGTTTCCCTTTcctgtttggtttttttttttttaacaatggaCTATGGAGGATGGAATTTTTCATTGGATTTAGAGGATGTGATTGATTGGTGTTTGTAACTTTGTGTGTTGATTTAGGGTTCAGATTGAGccactaaattaattatttgtatgatgagtttcaattcaaaatcctaatttatgttaggatttttttattgaaaccCTAGATTAGTTTAGGGATTATTATGAAACCtctaaactaatttatttttgggggcttcaattttgaaaccccaaaacagTATGtggtttcaaaattgaaacctTAAGGAATTTTGCAGTTTTGCTTTGAAGAAACCCCAAGCTATTTTGGGGTGCCACTTTCAAAACCCGAAAATAGCTTTTgtgatttgtataattttaattattattattttttatttttgcataattTCAGGTATTTGTGAGTTTGTGACTCCATGGAATATGGATGGTGGGTCAAGTTTGAATACTAGCACTAGTGCTAGCAACCCTACACTTACCCCTACCCCTACTCCTACACCTATGGTCCCACCAAAGAAAAAACCTCACTTTATCAAATTAGAAGGTTGTGACCCCAATGACCCACAAGCAGGGGTGGAACTAGAATTTGGTGTgtgggaaggggggggggggggaggggcaATTGGCAAAATGTGTCGTATGTGTCAGTATAagtaatatgtattttttacacatgattatataaaaaaaattcacacgtcataaaattatatacaaaaaatagatGTCTATAAATGCaaaaagttttgtattttgctAGAGACCTTTACAAAAAGATatcaacacataaaaaaaaGCTTCATTATCATCAATTttaccaaattaaaaaaaaaaaaaaatgaaacttgacTTCACTAAATTTCATTTCCTCTTATTCagaaaagaacaaaaggaaCAAATCGAGGAAAAGAAACTAAATAATTTGGAAATAAATATGGATATCTAACAGAGTCAATCAATgccaaaatattatttcataactGGTTTGAGGACTAACGTATATGCAAAAATCAAGTTTTAGAAGTTTTTGAGCTGAATATCTCGAAAGAGTAATAAGATAGGAAGATTCCAAAGAAAACTATAACTTGGAGTCATTGGAAAGGTGCAAGGAGGAAAATAAGCAAAAAACAATGTTTTGCTTTTTCATATCTTTGCAGTCCCTTTAATTTGCCTCATCTCGGTTCTTCCCCAAGATCAACCCTTCTACCATATATTTTGACATTGCCAAAGGTACTGTCTCAAGGGTATTCTCGTCATCATAGTTACCACTACCCGAACGCCATTTTCTACCTTGGGAGCTTGCTTTGCTTCTCAGCTCTTATTGCAAGCATTACTACTGCCAAATCATCCATCAGAATACCAGCCACCGGATTGTGGTGTTTCGACAAGGCTTCTGTACACATGGACGGAGCTAGAAATCTAATGTAGGGGGGAGCCAAAGTACATGtaaaaacttgtataaaaaaatgaaaaaatctacacaacttcttactattcacacaattaCTTCcgcacaccacatttttttttaatttttattattttttcttttatcaaatatttaatatttgaataatgaatagaaaaattgaattagtttaaaaataataaattcaaaataaaattaaaaaataaaattaaaaaatttagtgtGCGGAGATTGAAAAGGTtgtgtaacatttttttatatgacaTAACCAATTATGCTAATTGAACTTGTTACTTTttcattgaataaaaattatcaattatgGCATTggtattaaatatttaagtaATTTCCTTCTCAATGTAGACTACCAAATAATATCTAAGAAAGTCAACCTCCATTTTGTTTGAAAGGATTATCTTAATGATGTTCATAGCTGAAAAAGCTCACTCAGTATAAGTTGGCACTGAGATTGGAAATGTCAAGTCAAGTTGAATCAATTTGGCATTTCTAGTAGTTTTCACCACtagacataaataaaaaattgtggatAAGTCTTGTAGGATAAGGCACATTGTGAAGGTAATGTTGCAATTGAAATCttagttgatatttttcttgttcaatAAAATCTTCTGGATACAAATTTTCTACAAGACCACATATATTGTCAATATTAAtgattgataaatatttttgggattCAAAGAAGAACTAAGCACAAGAAGCTCTATTACCTTTTCACTAAATCTATTGTTTAACTCATGCAATTGAGAGTCTATGGTAGCAGTGAATATGTCCACTCTATAATGATGCTTGATTGCCATTTCTTGTAGATTTAGCAACCCTGACCAGCATTAAAAGAGCAATCGTATTAGAGACATCAATCTTGTGAcctttacaaaataataatacattttttttttcaaataacaataCTCTTTTAGATAATGTATTCTAACCCGTATCTCTCATTTTTtgaataagtttgttttttttttttttgtacttgagACCAAATTCATAACATTCAAGatgtcttgagatttttgttgtaaacATTAACAAAAACTATCAATGATCTCTATAATTTTCTTCAGCAAGTgcaagataaatataaatttatatgatgtTATCGTATCATAAATTGAGGAAGCATCTCCAGTAGGAGTGCTACCTGCCCCTCGTCCTCTCATTGGGACCCCTTGGACCCCAACACAGCCCTGGATGGGCGGGTGCCCTTGTACGGATGTTGGGTGGCGGATTGGCCCCCATGAACATCTTCCCCAGCTCACACACCACCCACCCATGGCAAATAGACAATCGGGaaacaccaaaaaataaaaaacaaccgaaaatgtacaaaaaaatctaaatacgaaaaacaaatccaaaactTAACAGATCTGACTTCAAACTCTACCAAGAATCACGACCACGAATGGTTGTGGGTCTCTTTGCAAACCCATGGCCATTCGTGGTCGTGGTTCCAActtccacaaccattttccttcaagaaggaggagaagaaaaaggtggaggagagagagagagagagagagagagagagagagagagagagagagagagagagagagagagagagagagagagagcgaccagggggagaaagagagactaAGAAAACTAGACTCTAGAGAggaaaaagagggaaaagaaagaaagaaatagatggCGGGAGAGGGTTAGGTTTAAGTTAAACCCTGGGCGGGCCTTGAAGTAACTAAAAATGGGAACCCCATCTTGTATCTCCAACGCGTTGCAATGTTCCAATTTGATTAAGCCTTGTACTAATCTCAACTTCATTAGCCACAATCAACTTGACAATTTTACTTGCTTGAGCAACATGCAATTCATCATTACGTTTACAGAAAGCTCCAAAACAATTAACAATGAAGATTAAGGTAGAGAAAAACTAGTGGATGGGGATAACCTCTCTTGAGGTTGCCTCCAAAGCTAACTGTAGTCTGTGTGCTAAGCAGTGCATGTAATATGCATATGGGCAATAATGTAAAAATAGAGCTTACAGACCATTTCACTCACCTCACATATTACTAGCACTGTCATACCCTTGACCTCGGATATTTTGAATGTTGAGGctatgatgagataaaatattagatACATCATTCTTCAGAGTTGATGCAACAATATCCTTAACATGCACAAGAGTAATAGACTgctctcaaataaataaatctgtcaacaaatcttaaaacaatagcCATATGTTCTTTTTTGGACTCATCACAGACTTCATcaacaataaaacaaaactttGCCTTCCAATCATACTTCGAGCTTTTGTGGCATATTTTTCAAGACAACTTCATTAGCATCTTTGTTATATAAGACTAAAAGTTTCaacatttcaataaaattaccTTGATTTCTGAAATTTAAGCTTTTATCCCGACCTCTAAAAGCACATACTTGAAAAGTGAGTCATCGAATAGCACCAATCGAAACGTTAAGCTGAAGTCGATTCTTCAagatttgttgtattttttgttgatgCATCACTTCGTCAAAATGCTATGATTTTTTGACCAAATCTTCACAAGGTTTGATAGTAACAATATGCGGTGAACTGAAGTGTTTACCCACACGACACCAAAAAAGTCTTCTTCGTCAACTTTTTTTCCAATTGTGAAAACTCTCTATTGTAAACGCATTTGAACCAGAGTGTCTAGTTGGTTTCTTGTTGTTAAGATAACATTGAAGATAAAACGTAGCTTCTTTTGTTGGTGAATACTCCAACAAATTAGGAAATATCTTAAACCACTCAAATTGATATCGACTAGGATGATCAGTTTTTTCAGAATATGGCTATTTTTCCATATGAAATTGATATGGGCAAACTTTGAGATAtgctcatctcatttcatcatgcTGATTCATATGATAATCTCATATTGGAGGAAGAAAACCTGGATCACTCACTAATCTAGAAGTATCAATTTCTTCAGGTTGAACTGATCtgggtattttttttagaatcttGCATAGGATTTAAAGTGTCAACATTGGTAGTAGAAACAGCTTCAACTTATGAAATATCTACATGATTTTTCTTGGAAAACGATTCAATAGTTTTTTTGGTATGCCTATATCATTCAgcctattttttcaaaataaaataattaaagaaaaacccaTTAACAACTCACAAAATAAAACCCAAGGctaatttaatcaattttttgatATGGCAAAACTTATATATcgttaaatatttcaaatgcaTATAAAACATCTTTAGAAAATCAAAATCTATAGAGCTACTTCTTGACCAATTTCTTCTAATTCATTTCCAGTGTCGGTcctattaaaaaagataataaaataccagtcataattaaaaagaaatagatgCTTTAGATGTTCTATTTAGCATGCATTAATTAAAAGAGAAACAAGAACATCTAAACAAGGTAaagatatgaatatgtttaaaataaaattatctaaccATTCATcgataaaaaaaagattacaaatATCAACTAAAAGGTAAATAACTAATTATAAAGATTATGTTAATACAAACAAAACCCATAAAAAGAGTCTTGTTAATGGTAGTTTTACTTCATCTCTCTCCTATCTCTAATGCTCTCCCATCCACCCTTGCCTAGTCTTCTGTATTCAACACACAAAATGGAGGTTTTGTAACACTATCACATAACTCCATAAGCTCCATGACCATCTTCCTCTAACCCTTTCCTTCCACTTCTTGAGAGAGATAATAATGGGACCTCTtctcccaccaccaccatactcTATTACAGCCAAAGACTTGCCGTATTTCATTGGAGCTCCGTTGTGCTATAAACCCCATCGCGAGCGGTTCGAATACCCCATCCTTCATAACATTGAAAATGAGTATTTTTGCTATTCTGAAAGTTTATTCATACACAAGGACAAGATacatacttaaatcatctcatcataAACAGTTACCCAGAAGATGACAGAGATGACTCTTAAGACTACTCAGCAAAACctccaaaacaaaattacaactATATACAGTCAAAACTGAAAGACACGAAACGCTTGCAACTCTTTACAGATGATGGCTCTCGATACTAAGCTCATTTATCCTACACCGATGGATGAAACAAGTACATAATTAGCCAAACAGCAGTAGTGCTACGAACTGGTAGTTCCTCTGTACACAGATTTCGGGTTATCACAATGCCATATCCATGTGTCTTGCTCAGCCCGGCATTTTCTGTTTATTAGTCATACCTTTAACTTCCTAAGCAGATAGAATGGCACTATGTGATTGATCGGAACAGAGATTGTTGCAGGAGATACCAAATTTGGCCTTCTCGTGGTCGGTATCGTTCAATGAAAGCAGCCTTTTCTGTATCAATTTCATAAATAGTTTACAAATGAGAAGAttgtttatatcatttaatgaAGTAATATAGGATTAATtgttaatcatattttttgatTGGCTTCGGAAGCTCAATCAATGGCATTTGACAAGATGCACAACCGTAATTTTTTCTAGAGTTACATCGAAACATCATACTAATGTAGCATGCATAATAGATTATTCCCCACAAAGCCATTATTCCAACATCAAAACATTATAGCATGCATAGCCAGATAATTCCCCAGCAAAAAAGGgtttccaaaaaaaaacttctagTGAATTTTCGAATAGGAAACAAGTACTAAATCTCCAAGTGTGACTATAAAGGTAGTAGTGGCTCTTCTACAACCATTCCACAGATTGAAACGTACTTTCAGTAGCAAATGAAACCTAGGTAAGAGCACCTTCTCAACTTATGTAAAGGACAACTTAGCATATTGGTCAGGAAGCAAAGTCTAATAAAACATAAAGGTGATCTTGTCAGTCTTGTTAGTTATTGCAATTTTTCAAACGGCAACTTCTACCATATCTCAACCCCCCATCCTCCAACccaaagctaaaaaaaaaatcacctcaGATCTTGTAACTTACAATCAATCTGGGATAAAATACAATCCAGTAAGAACAACTTCTcgacaaaatataaaagcacCATATTGAACGTCCAGTTAAGGTAAAATCAAAGATGAGCGAATGTCaggataaaactatcaaatgtCTTAATCAAGTTCAAAGTTAAGTTTTGAAGCTGAAGCCTTATGCTAactagaaaaatatttgaactatAGAAGGAAAAGATGATACAGTTAATAGAAGCTGTTAAAACACCACAAACAAGCATAAAtcttttgggaagaaattttttaccaaattaataagaaaacagTGATAACACTTGCCAATTTGAAACAGtgatattatatgaaaattgaatatgTTACAAATCTTCAAGCTAATAGAACTTCACCCCCTTTAAATTTCAGGTCCCTAAATTTGGTGAACCACCCCAAGTTTTCACTTGAAATACAATTTCCATGGCCCAAAATGATGGAGCAAGATTGTGTGGTAACTAGGCAGGTTGCGATAACTACAATTAGAGAATGTATCCGAATGCCTTCCAGATCAATGCTGCTCTCATGATTTGTATTAATAGTCATCCTACAACTATAGCCACatttacttctctctctctctctctctctctctcatgacaTCAACATACAATTGCTAGTAAACTACATGATCGAGTCCATACAGAAGAGCAGCATACGCACATGCCTCCATGACATTCTATATAACAAGAATGTGAATGGGTGGCTGTCTGATTCCAGACTTCAAACCTAAATCTCTAAAATTAACATTAGCAATAGCCGTTTTAGGGTTGATAGATGCATCATGAAAACATATAGGATAAATCCAGAACAACATGAAGCAAAAGAAATACTGGGCATAGAAGAAATGACTTACATAATCCTCAAACACAGGACTTGTCAAATTGACAGCGAGGTTTTTCATCAACAGCAATACCTGGGATAATGCACGTAAATTTGTTACATAAATCAGCAGCTTCATCagagagaaaataattgagaaaaatcTAAAGCATACAATCTCTACTGAGAACAAGGGGGTGGGACAGTATTCTTTTGCTACTAAACCTGATAACCACAGAAAAATGGTAAAACAAAAGAACTAGACTTTTGAAGAGGACGGACGTACAGTTTCCAGATTTACTTGGTCCATCTGCTTCAGTCTCTGCAAGTGACCAGTGGTATTGGGATCAAAGACACTGCCAATGAACTGGTAAACTTGAGCGAAATCTGGCATTACTGCATCAAACGGAAAGTAAGCTTATCAGCAATAGTAGgtcaaaaaaattcatgaactgataataaaaaatacaagcaaTATTAATAACTACAACTGTTTAAAGCAGCATTGAGCAGAAAATACTTGACTCCAGAAAAAGGTGAATTCCAGAAAATACGGGTTCTCGAGCATGTGCTCTAAAGCATGAGTATCTCCCAAGCTAATACAGTACCAAATTGTAATGACCTATGGaaagcccaagccacatctaaGCCTATCCTCACAAAAGAAATAGTAGATTGCAATTGAAACCTCTTGGAATCATTACAGAAGGTAAGAACTTATCCATTGCTAGCAATGTGGGATTTCATTCACCATCTTCTATACTCAATTCGAGGTATTACCTCTCTCTTAAATTTTAAGGTCACTCATAGGTCAttccattataggtggcacaGCTTAAATCCCACACTTTTGACTAAATTGCTTTGATACTAATAGAAACGACAGCAACATCTGTGCTATAACCCTAAAAAAGACTAATCAATTTGAAGTTTTCCTAAAATCACTTATAAACCCAGTTTCACCTAGTAAATAGCCAATGAATTTATTACCCATGATTACTTTTATAACATACCCACCCAATGTGGATTATTCATATTCCCAATGGAGGACAAGGATGCTACAAAATAATAGgtgattgaaaaataaaacatgcatttTCAAGTGTTaagctaaaataaaatcagcGAAATCTGACCAGACAAGAAAAGCTAGACTTGTGCATTCATGAGCTCCAAAAGTTGAAGGATAAATGATTGTATATTTAACATAAATTTggaatacttataaaaaaaaaacatatatttggaATCAAAGGTGAAGCATACGGGTGAAAAGAATTACAGTTGAGACATGCAGCATTTAGAAAAGAcacaaggaaaagaagaaacataTTAACCCAACCAGGATTTACATCatggaagtttttttttggtataatcTTTTTCCTGATAAACTATTGTTAGAACCAAACTCCAGAATGCATTGcacctgatatgaacccgtgggaatggaatcccttgaacccacaatcaatttgaaaactctccaagaaagccaaaatcaagtcaatggatggagaaccgcACCCCCAGAGATTCCATTATGACAGTGCTACTGCACGATTAGTTgtaataaaaatgtttaaaggaGGGAATGCCATTTGTCATTCTCATAGTTCTGTAGTGAGGAAACATGGCACAGCGGAACTCACTCTCTGATTATGCCCAAACCTCAATTGttaaattagaaaattgaaagaaaaaaattacgaaATTACGAACCTCTAACTGGCTTTCCATGATCCTCTTGATCGACCTTTTCCCCTCTCGGCCAAGTCCTTGGAGTGCTTTCATTACTACTACTATAGCAGCAATTATTTGCAATGGGTGGCTCAACCAATCCCGCATCATCTAAAAAACccaaataaatatatgttatgTAAACAGAATGAGGCCAAcatatttttagaagaaaagaatataaaataaagtttcaaCTCGCAAATCAGGTAGGAACAGCTCAAAACCTTTAGTCACTTGTGAGACACAGGCTACAGGCGCAGAGTTAAGACTCCATGTAGACAAAGTTGAACTGGTTATTGGATTCCCAGGAACTGATGATGAATCTGGCCTGTAAACATATGCAGGTTGAAGCATAGCAGATGAAGATTGATATGGGCTAGTAACTTGGGATGAAACTGAAACTGCAAAATTCACACAAGCGGAAGATCAGCTCAAATTCTAATGGAAACtacaacattaaaaaagaagaagaagaaggccaACCATCCCAACCATTTTTAGGGGCTTTCTGTGGATACGGATGAGCTGCCTTTCTCTTTGGTCGAGGCGGTGGCACATGCTCACTTGCTCCACTCTTCTGAACCTTCAGAAAATACTTCTGTGCATGACTACGAATCTGCAAAAGGAAGAACAGTAAAGGCAAAGACAACGGGATAAGGTGGAACAGGAGACAATAGACTAATTCTCCAACACAAAGGCTCAGTTTAAAGCTTTTCGTGCTCACATTATCCGATAGTTTCTCAACTTCAAGGTAATAAGTAAGTCCGCACCACTAAACTTACCTGGATAACCGTCTTAGACCCTACGAATGCTTCAATTTTCTTCCAGTCCCGATCAAATCTGAAATGATTCAagcaaaaagataaattaatttagaaacaATTAACAGAACCAGAAGGTTTTCTCTCATATACAGAAACGGCTCCGATAACAGAAGTATTTCAGGTAACTGTTCAGAATTTTGGCATTCAATTATTGTGATCTAGAATCTTCCACTGAAAACCCCAagatagaaacaaaaatctatcATTTCCCCTCAATTCCTCAAtattctcagcaaccaaacagaaaaaaaaaaaaaaaaagagagagagagaacaaattcCCAACGCTGAAAAGAAACAATTTCCAAGGAATAACAAGCACTCACAGTTGGAGAGCTTCGAGGAACTTGTCGTGCTCCTGCTCCGTCCAGCTCTCCCTTGACTTGGTAATCGTATAGGGTTTCCGGACCTTCTTATTCGCATCATCCGGGAACGACGCCGTAGAAGCACTTGCAGCgccggtggtggtggtggtcggCGGCGGCAGAGAATTGGGACCGGCAGGAGAGTCCATAGTAGCGGGATCGAAGAAGTAAAACCCCTGAGCAGGGTTTGGGCTCACAGACACCATAACGCTTGAATCCACAAAGCTcttatttcctttgtttcttGCCCGCTCTCTTTTCCTCCGTTCGCTTCCTAAATGATAATTGATAACAACTCGACCGCCTTTTGAATCCCATATTTATATGCAGAAGCAGAGTCTGTAGACTGTGCCTACCACTTTGCGGACTACCGTACACGTGGAGGTTTCGTTTCTTACAAGCTTTGGAACTTAGAACTTACGGTGATTGTGGATGCGCCACGTGACTCCTCGTATACCTCTGGGttaatttattaaagaaaaagactttctgttacacaaaatatttttatgtattttttgtgaactccgatattttgattaaaataattattttatattaaaaataataatataattaatcacattaattaaatatataaaaatatatataaaaataaccgtacataaaattttaaatttaaattttttatacccTTACATAAACAATCCACTATAGTGATAACAAAAATGATAGAGCTATTACTTAttaacaatttatttataattatgaattaaaataatatatttattttgatttgatatttttaaatatttaaaaatcctATTTGCAACTAAATTGTAAACATTCCGTATTGGTCATATACGATTTATTTTCACTtataaattaaaggaatataatttagaattaaaaaatagaatttttaattataagacATTAATTTGATCAGTTTCTTAGTCTGTTACATTAAAAAGTGTTACAAATTCTTTTAAATCTCgaa is a window from the Juglans regia cultivar Chandler chromosome 7, Walnut 2.0, whole genome shotgun sequence genome containing:
- the LOC109003524 gene encoding protein REVEILLE 5 isoform X1, with the protein product MVSVSPNPAQGFYFFDPATMDSPAGPNSLPPPTTTTTGAASASTASFPDDANKKVRKPYTITKSRESWTEQEHDKFLEALQLFDRDWKKIEAFVGSKTVIQIRSHAQKYFLKVQKSGASEHVPPPRPKRKAAHPYPQKAPKNGWDVSVSSQVTSPYQSSSAMLQPAYVYRPDSSSVPGNPITSSTLSTWSLNSAPVACVSQVTKDDAGLVEPPIANNCCYSSSNESTPRTWPRGEKVDQEDHGKPVRVMPDFAQVYQFIGSVFDPNTTGHLQRLKQMDQVNLETVLLLMKNLAVNLTSPVFEDYKRLLSLNDTDHEKAKFGISCNNLCSDQSHSAILSA
- the LOC109003524 gene encoding protein REVEILLE 5 isoform X2, which produces MVSVSPNPAQGFYFFDPATMDSPAGPNSLPPPTTTTTGAASASTASFPDDANKKVRKPYTITKSRESWTEQEHDKFLEALQLFDRDWKKIEAFVGSKTVIQIRSHAQKYFLKVQKSGASEHVPPPRPKRKAAHPYPQKAPKNVSVSSQVTSPYQSSSAMLQPAYVYRPDSSSVPGNPITSSTLSTWSLNSAPVACVSQVTKDDAGLVEPPIANNCCYSSSNESTPRTWPRGEKVDQEDHGKPVRVMPDFAQVYQFIGSVFDPNTTGHLQRLKQMDQVNLETVLLLMKNLAVNLTSPVFEDYKRLLSLNDTDHEKAKFGISCNNLCSDQSHSAILSA